In the Acidovorax sp. A79 genome, one interval contains:
- a CDS encoding EamA family transporter, which translates to MRPRDLALALLVIVVWGLNFAVIKVGVAGVPPLLLGALRYLLAAFPALLFVTPPRVPLRLYLLYGMTMAVGQFALLFTAIHIGMPSGLASLVLQSQSFFTLLLAAWWLREAWQGNQVAGLALAGVGLVLIGSAHGASMPLAGFALTVGAAAMWGCGNIVTRAVGRYGPMNQFAFIVWSSVVAPLPFVALSLLLDGPAAVWAAVQHLSLKSMAAVAYIAWISTLLGFGLWTYLMSRYPVNRVAPFTLLVPVVGLTTGWWVFGEQLLPVHFAGAGLLMAGLVVNVFGGPAWAAVVGRLRGAP; encoded by the coding sequence CTGCGCCCCCGCGATCTCGCCCTGGCCCTGCTCGTCATCGTGGTCTGGGGGCTCAACTTCGCCGTCATCAAGGTGGGCGTGGCCGGTGTGCCGCCCCTGCTGCTGGGCGCGCTGCGCTACCTGCTGGCGGCGTTTCCGGCGCTGCTGTTCGTGACGCCGCCCAGGGTGCCGCTGCGCCTGTACCTGCTGTACGGCATGACCATGGCGGTGGGCCAGTTCGCCCTGCTGTTCACCGCCATCCACATCGGCATGCCGTCGGGCCTGGCCTCGCTGGTGCTGCAGTCGCAGTCGTTCTTCACGCTGCTGCTGGCGGCCTGGTGGCTGCGCGAGGCATGGCAGGGCAACCAGGTGGCGGGCCTGGCGCTGGCCGGCGTGGGGCTGGTGCTGATCGGCAGTGCCCACGGCGCGTCGATGCCGCTGGCGGGATTCGCACTGACCGTGGGGGCGGCGGCGATGTGGGGCTGCGGCAACATCGTCACGCGCGCCGTGGGACGCTACGGGCCGATGAACCAGTTTGCCTTCATCGTGTGGTCGAGCGTGGTGGCGCCGCTGCCATTCGTGGCGCTGTCCTTGCTGCTGGACGGGCCCGCGGCCGTGTGGGCCGCCGTGCAGCACCTGTCGCTGAAATCCATGGCCGCCGTGGCCTACATCGCCTGGATCTCCACGCTGCTGGGCTTCGGGCTGTGGACGTATCTCATGTCGCGCTACCCGGTGAACCGCGTCGCCCCCTTCACCCTGCTGGTGCCCGTGGTGGGCCTGACCACGGGCTGGTGGGTGTTCGGCGAGCAGTTGTTGCCCGTGCACTTTGCGGGCGCGGGGCTCTTGATGGCGGGGCTGGTGGTCAACGTGTTCGGCGGTCCGGCCTGGGCGGCCGTGGTGGGGCGCCTGCGCGGCGCCCCGTGA
- a CDS encoding 1-aminocyclopropane-1-carboxylate deaminase, producing the protein MNLQKFARHPLTFGPSPITALPRLSAHLGGKVHLYAKREDCNSGLAFGGNKTRKLEYLIPEAIAGGYDTLVSIGGIQSNQTRQVAAVAAHLGMKCVLVQENWVNYSDAVYDRVGNIEMSRIMGADVRLDAAGFDIGIRPSWEQAMEDVKKAGGKPFPIPAGCSEHPYGGLGFVGFAEEVRQQEKELGFTFDYIVVCSVTGSTQAGMVVGFAADGRARKVIGIDASAKPEKTHAQVLRIAQNTAKLVELGQEITAEDVVLDTRYGGPEYGLPNEGTLEAIRLCARQEGMLTDPVYEGKSMHGMIDMVRKGEFPEGSRVLYAHLGGVPALNAYSFLFRNG; encoded by the coding sequence ATGAACCTGCAGAAATTCGCCCGCCACCCGCTCACCTTCGGGCCCTCGCCCATCACCGCGCTGCCGCGCCTGTCGGCCCACCTGGGCGGCAAGGTGCACCTGTATGCCAAGCGCGAGGACTGCAACTCGGGCCTGGCCTTTGGCGGCAACAAGACGCGCAAGCTCGAATACCTCATCCCCGAGGCGATCGCGGGCGGCTACGACACGCTGGTCTCCATCGGCGGCATCCAGTCCAACCAGACGCGCCAGGTGGCCGCCGTGGCCGCGCACCTGGGCATGAAATGCGTGCTGGTGCAGGAGAACTGGGTCAACTACTCCGACGCGGTGTACGACCGCGTGGGCAACATCGAGATGAGCCGCATCATGGGCGCCGACGTGCGCCTGGACGCCGCGGGCTTCGACATCGGCATCCGCCCGAGCTGGGAGCAGGCCATGGAAGACGTGAAGAAAGCCGGCGGCAAGCCCTTCCCCATCCCCGCCGGCTGCTCCGAGCACCCGTACGGCGGCCTGGGCTTCGTGGGCTTTGCCGAGGAAGTGCGCCAGCAGGAGAAGGAGCTGGGCTTTACGTTTGACTACATCGTCGTGTGCTCGGTCACGGGCAGCACGCAGGCCGGCATGGTGGTGGGCTTTGCGGCCGACGGCCGGGCGCGCAAGGTGATCGGCATCGACGCCTCGGCCAAGCCCGAGAAGACGCATGCCCAGGTGCTGCGCATCGCGCAGAACACGGCCAAGCTGGTGGAGCTGGGCCAGGAGATCACGGCCGAGGACGTGGTGCTCGACACGCGCTACGGCGGCCCCGAATACGGCCTGCCCAACGAGGGCACGCTCGAAGCCATCCGCCTGTGCGCACGCCAGGAAGGCATGCTCACCGACCCGGTGTACGAAGGCAAGTCCATGCACGGCATGATCGACATGGTGCGCAAGGGCGAATTCCCCGAAGGCTCCCGCGTGCTGTACGCGCACCTGGGAGGGGTGCCGGCGTTGAACGCCTACAGCTTTCTTTTTCGCAACGGCTGA
- a CDS encoding YiaA/YiaB family inner membrane protein, translating to MSSNAPFLVQRDTRAWQLQVWVSFGIAVFLCAVGLAWLPGQQLEQAFMVMGYVFCLSAAFVLAKFVRDNESAARRGAGDTPMWKLVVWGGFVVAMGLTGWGLFGMEINVTYKAFLGVSWLYLITTAFTLAKMLRDRHEADLLEARLQGRREAAAAHAATSGNNAS from the coding sequence ATGTCATCCAATGCCCCCTTCCTCGTTCAGCGTGACACCCGTGCCTGGCAACTGCAGGTGTGGGTCTCGTTCGGCATCGCCGTCTTCCTGTGCGCCGTGGGGCTGGCCTGGCTGCCGGGCCAGCAACTGGAGCAGGCGTTCATGGTGATGGGCTATGTGTTCTGCCTCTCGGCCGCGTTCGTGCTGGCCAAGTTCGTGCGGGACAACGAGAGCGCCGCGCGCCGCGGTGCGGGCGACACGCCCATGTGGAAGCTGGTGGTCTGGGGCGGCTTCGTGGTGGCCATGGGCCTCACCGGCTGGGGCCTGTTCGGCATGGAGATCAACGTGACCTACAAGGCCTTCCTGGGTGTGAGCTGGCTGTACCTGATCACCACTGCCTTCACGCTGGCCAAGATGCTGCGCGACCGCCACGAGGCTGACCTGCTGGAAGCACGCCTGCAAGGCCGCCGCGAAGCTGCCGCAGCACATGCTGCTACGTCTGGTAACAACGCCAGCTGA
- a CDS encoding LuxR C-terminal-related transcriptional regulator, with the protein MPAPPAVPNEALALAFHLAPVGMCVTRDRAIELCNDAFAHMFGHAQAELLGQPLAPLYPSFDEFTHTGHRGLKAMRDTGGYSDERIMRRRDGSLFWCHVAGRALDRADPFARAVWMFEDISHRRPVSTPLTVREREIAQHIVTGATSKQIGRHLDISHRTVDAHRARLMRKLGASSTGELVALLLAGPP; encoded by the coding sequence ATGCCCGCACCCCCCGCCGTTCCGAACGAGGCGCTCGCACTGGCCTTTCACCTCGCGCCCGTGGGCATGTGCGTGACACGCGACCGCGCCATCGAGCTGTGCAACGATGCCTTCGCCCACATGTTCGGCCATGCCCAGGCCGAGCTGCTGGGCCAGCCGCTGGCGCCGCTGTACCCGTCGTTCGACGAGTTCACGCACACCGGCCACCGGGGCCTGAAGGCCATGCGCGACACGGGCGGCTACAGCGACGAGCGCATCATGCGGCGGCGCGACGGGTCGCTGTTCTGGTGCCACGTGGCGGGCCGCGCGCTCGACCGGGCCGACCCGTTCGCGCGCGCCGTGTGGATGTTCGAGGACATCTCGCACCGCCGCCCCGTCAGCACGCCGCTGACCGTGCGCGAGCGCGAGATCGCGCAGCACATCGTCACGGGCGCCACCAGCAAGCAGATCGGGCGCCACCTGGACATCAGCCACCGCACCGTGGACGCCCACCGCGCCCGGCTCATGCGCAAGCTGGGCGCCAGCAGCACGGGCGAACTGGTGGCGCTGCTGCTGGCAGGCCCCCCCTGA
- a CDS encoding FAD-binding oxidoreductase translates to MTPLGGLRRRELLGALAAAGLAGACAPLPAHSAPGALIENVTRLYPVRVSRVVVPASLQDVAQAVRNWPGAVAVGGGRYSMGGQVGVEGGLHIDMRGMNALVWLDTGARTVRVQAGMRWRDLQDHLDPHDLAVRTMQSYSNFTVGGSVSVNVHGRYVGHGPIGASVRALQIVLASGEVREASRQQHPDLFRAALGGYGGLGVITEVELDLDANTAIERTVAQVALDDYPGFFAARVAANARAVMHNADLLPPRFDRATAVTWARTDKPVTVPGRLVPRGQRYDLDKSVIWAMTELPGGHQLQHKVVRPALLRGQPVVWRNHEASLDAASLEPASRAQSTYVLQEYFVPVARFAAFTRGLARILQQHGAQVLNISVRHAPPDPDAIMAWAREEVFSWVLYYKQGTRPEACAEVALWTRALIDLALQHGGTYYLPYQRHATRAQFAAAYPQADRFRAAKAVWDPAGRMTNMLWAQYL, encoded by the coding sequence GTGACACCCTTGGGGGGGCTGCGCCGCCGCGAGCTTCTGGGCGCGCTGGCCGCCGCCGGACTGGCGGGGGCCTGTGCGCCGCTGCCGGCCCACAGTGCGCCCGGGGCGCTGATCGAGAACGTGACCCGCCTGTACCCCGTGCGCGTGTCGCGGGTGGTGGTGCCCGCCAGCCTGCAGGACGTGGCGCAGGCCGTGCGCAACTGGCCCGGCGCGGTGGCCGTGGGCGGCGGGCGCTACAGCATGGGCGGCCAGGTCGGCGTGGAAGGCGGCCTGCACATCGACATGCGCGGCATGAATGCCCTGGTGTGGCTGGACACCGGGGCGCGCACGGTGCGCGTGCAGGCCGGCATGCGCTGGCGCGACCTGCAGGACCACCTGGATCCCCACGACCTGGCGGTGCGCACCATGCAGAGCTACTCGAACTTCACGGTGGGCGGCTCCGTGTCGGTGAACGTGCATGGCCGCTATGTGGGGCACGGGCCCATCGGCGCGTCCGTGCGGGCCCTGCAGATCGTGCTCGCCAGCGGCGAGGTGCGCGAGGCCAGCCGCCAGCAGCACCCCGACCTGTTCCGTGCCGCGCTGGGCGGCTATGGCGGGCTGGGCGTGATCACCGAGGTGGAGCTGGACCTGGATGCCAACACCGCCATCGAGCGCACCGTGGCCCAGGTGGCGCTGGACGACTACCCCGGCTTCTTTGCCGCCAGGGTGGCCGCCAACGCGCGGGCCGTGATGCACAACGCCGACCTGCTGCCCCCCCGTTTCGACCGCGCCACCGCCGTGACCTGGGCCCGCACCGACAAGCCCGTGACCGTGCCCGGGCGCCTGGTGCCGCGCGGCCAGCGGTATGACCTGGACAAGAGCGTGATCTGGGCCATGACCGAACTGCCGGGGGGCCACCAGCTGCAGCACAAGGTGGTGCGCCCGGCGCTGCTGCGTGGCCAGCCGGTGGTGTGGCGCAACCACGAGGCCAGCCTGGATGCCGCCTCGCTGGAGCCCGCGAGCCGCGCACAGTCCACCTACGTGCTGCAGGAGTACTTTGTGCCCGTGGCCCGGTTCGCCGCTTTCACGCGGGGTTTGGCCCGCATCCTGCAGCAGCATGGGGCGCAGGTGCTCAACATCTCGGTGCGCCATGCGCCGCCCGACCCCGATGCCATCATGGCCTGGGCGCGCGAGGAGGTGTTTTCGTGGGTGCTGTACTACAAGCAGGGCACCCGCCCCGAGGCCTGTGCCGAAGTGGCTCTGTGGACGCGTGCGCTGATCGACCTGGCCCTGCAGCATGGCGGCACCTACTACCTGCCCTACCAGCGCCATGCCACGCGGGCGCAGTTCGCGGCGGCCTACCCGCAGGCGGACCGGTTTCGCGCGGCCAAGGCCGTCTGGGACCCTGCGGGGCGGATGACCAACATGCTCTGGGCGCAGTATCTGTAG
- a CDS encoding trans-acting enoyl reductase family protein, whose protein sequence is MTKPFDLVVHGATGFTGRLVVEYLLQRYPAGSGLRWAMGGRNADKLAAVRDEVGAPADTPLIVTDSTDPASLQALMDQTRLVLTTVGPYQLYGNELVAACAAAGVDYVDLCGEPAWMRQMIDAHEATARASGARIVFSCGFDSIPFDLGVYLLQTEMKARFGHPASRVRGRVRKMKGTFSGGTAASLKATMAAAATHPAVLDLLKNPFSLTPGFEGPRQPSGNKPMVDEALGEGVWVAPFVMAAINTRNVHRSNFLLQHAYGTDFVYDEMLITGPGEKGEAMANAVAGDKSLGSDKGPKPGEGPSREERENGFYDVLFLGTDAAGNSLRVGVKGDRDPGYGSTSKMITEAAVCLLQDATDTPGGIWTTAPALGGKLIARLQAHAGLSFAVEAA, encoded by the coding sequence ATGACCAAACCCTTCGATCTTGTCGTCCACGGCGCCACCGGCTTCACGGGCCGCCTCGTGGTCGAGTACCTTTTGCAGCGCTATCCCGCCGGCAGCGGCCTGCGCTGGGCCATGGGCGGGCGCAATGCCGACAAGCTCGCCGCCGTGCGCGACGAAGTGGGCGCCCCGGCCGACACCCCGCTGATCGTGACCGACAGCACCGACCCCGCCAGCCTGCAGGCGCTGATGGACCAGACCCGCCTGGTGCTGACCACCGTGGGGCCCTACCAGCTCTACGGCAACGAACTGGTGGCCGCGTGCGCGGCGGCCGGCGTGGACTACGTGGACCTGTGCGGCGAACCCGCGTGGATGCGCCAGATGATCGACGCGCACGAAGCCACGGCCCGGGCCAGCGGCGCGCGCATCGTGTTCTCGTGCGGGTTCGACTCCATCCCGTTCGACCTGGGCGTGTACCTGCTGCAAACCGAGATGAAGGCCCGTTTCGGCCACCCCGCGAGCCGGGTGCGCGGACGGGTGCGCAAGATGAAGGGCACGTTCTCGGGCGGCACCGCCGCCAGCCTGAAGGCCACCATGGCCGCCGCCGCCACCCACCCCGCCGTGCTGGACCTGCTGAAGAATCCGTTCTCGCTCACGCCCGGCTTCGAAGGGCCGCGCCAGCCCTCGGGCAACAAGCCCATGGTGGACGAGGCCCTGGGCGAAGGAGTGTGGGTGGCCCCGTTCGTGATGGCCGCCATCAACACCCGCAACGTGCACCGCTCCAATTTCCTGCTGCAGCACGCCTACGGCACCGACTTCGTGTACGACGAAATGCTCATCACCGGCCCCGGCGAAAAGGGCGAGGCCATGGCCAATGCCGTGGCGGGCGACAAGTCGCTGGGCTCGGACAAGGGCCCCAAGCCCGGCGAGGGCCCTTCCCGCGAGGAACGCGAGAACGGCTTCTACGACGTGCTCTTCCTGGGCACCGACGCCGCGGGCAACAGCCTGCGCGTGGGCGTCAAGGGCGACCGCGACCCGGGCTATGGCTCCACCTCCAAGATGATCACCGAGGCGGCCGTGTGCCTGCTGCAGGACGCCACGGACACCCCCGGCGGCATCTGGACCACGGCGCCCGCGCTGGGCGGCAAGCTGATCGCGCGGCTGCAGGCCCACGCGGGGCTGAGCTTCGCGGTGGAAGCGGCGTAA
- a CDS encoding GGDEF domain-containing protein, whose protein sequence is MGIQLDLPTVLLLYKTALVAGALSIFHVSRHSYRPQGLRPLAGAYLLLAIGAELAGRGEYLILPDWLWTHGSLLLGTVGYCLFWAGVRALSGRRRIPMGWLALVPAGWLVAGIATQFPLDNLLRAGAFHVTATAALVGSAHEIWRDRRAEPLPSRALLAGFLLVSAFIFALRLFYIATENASSTGFARAFYVQMFCHFGIALMVSSLSSERAEARLERMAQTDALTGVGNRHWVMSRLPAQLPVGSAIAQLDLDHFKRINDRFGHAAGDRVLVAFAECLRRQLRDSDLLARMGGEEFLVYLPDVSAGDAATIAQRLCTAVAQIRLTENGEDIPVSVSIGLACVARAGGTWADWLSAADHALYDAKSAGRNRVAVVHERPA, encoded by the coding sequence TGACCTCCCCACCGTACTCCTGCTCTACAAGACCGCCCTGGTGGCCGGGGCCCTGAGCATCTTTCACGTCAGCCGGCATTCCTACCGGCCCCAGGGGCTGCGGCCGCTGGCCGGGGCGTACCTGCTGCTGGCCATCGGCGCCGAACTGGCGGGCCGGGGCGAGTACCTCATCCTGCCGGACTGGCTCTGGACACACGGCAGCCTGCTGCTCGGCACGGTCGGCTATTGCCTCTTCTGGGCGGGCGTTCGGGCGCTGAGCGGGCGCAGGCGCATCCCGATGGGCTGGCTCGCCCTGGTGCCCGCGGGCTGGCTGGTGGCGGGCATCGCCACACAGTTTCCGCTGGACAACCTCCTGCGGGCCGGTGCCTTCCACGTGACGGCCACCGCAGCCCTGGTGGGCTCGGCCCATGAAATATGGCGCGACCGCCGCGCCGAGCCCCTGCCATCACGGGCCCTCCTGGCGGGGTTCCTGCTGGTCAGCGCCTTCATCTTCGCGCTGCGCCTGTTCTACATCGCCACCGAGAACGCCAGCTCCACCGGTTTCGCCCGGGCCTTCTACGTGCAGATGTTCTGCCACTTCGGCATCGCCCTCATGGTCTCGTCGCTCTCCAGCGAACGGGCCGAGGCGCGCCTGGAGCGGATGGCGCAGACGGACGCGCTCACGGGCGTGGGCAACCGCCACTGGGTCATGTCCCGGCTGCCCGCGCAGCTGCCGGTGGGCAGCGCCATCGCGCAGCTCGACCTGGACCACTTCAAGCGCATCAACGACCGCTTCGGCCACGCGGCCGGCGACCGCGTGCTGGTCGCCTTCGCCGAATGCCTGCGCCGCCAGCTGCGCGACTCCGACCTGCTCGCGCGCATGGGCGGCGAGGAATTCCTGGTCTACCTGCCCGATGTCTCGGCGGGCGACGCCGCCACCATCGCCCAGCGCCTGTGCACGGCCGTGGCGCAGATCCGGCTGACCGAGAATGGCGAGGACATCCCCGTCAGCGTGAGCATCGGCCTGGCCTGCGTGGCCCGCGCCGGCGGAACCTGGGCCGACTGGCTGAGCGCGGCCGACCACGCGCTGTACGACGCCAAGAGCGCGGGCCGCAACCGCGTGGCGGTGGTGCACGAACGCCCGGCCTGA
- a CDS encoding Lrp/AsnC family transcriptional regulator — MRTTKVRAKNVPQSDVSAELDRTDKAILRQLQRDASLSNVALAEKVHLSPPACLRRVERLKRLGLIDGIVALLNPQAVGAGMLVMIGVVLDRSTPESFAEFEKAAAKVSGCMECHVVTGEFDYFMLVRTRDNDSFNRLHAEQLLYLPGVRQVRSFMVLRNVLSTTELPLAL; from the coding sequence ATGCGCACAACAAAAGTTCGTGCCAAGAATGTGCCGCAGTCCGATGTGTCGGCCGAGCTGGACCGTACCGACAAGGCCATCCTGCGCCAGCTGCAGCGTGATGCCTCGCTGTCCAATGTGGCGCTGGCCGAGAAGGTGCACCTGAGCCCGCCCGCCTGCCTGCGCCGCGTGGAGCGGCTCAAGCGCCTGGGGCTCATCGACGGCATCGTGGCGTTGCTCAACCCCCAGGCCGTGGGCGCGGGCATGCTGGTGATGATTGGGGTGGTGCTCGACCGCTCCACGCCCGAGTCGTTTGCCGAGTTTGAAAAGGCGGCGGCCAAGGTGTCCGGCTGCATGGAATGCCATGTGGTCACCGGCGAGTTCGACTACTTCATGCTGGTGCGCACGCGCGACAACGACAGCTTCAACCGGCTGCATGCCGAGCAGCTGCTCTACCTGCCGGGGGTGCGGCAGGTGCGCTCGTTCATGGTGCTGCGCAATGTGCTGTCCACCACCGAGCTGCCGCTGGCGCTGTAG
- a CDS encoding serine endopeptidase: MSKSLRLSEKWFRRGLWLVALVFASFLIGLGGTIVGDLPKVETPLRVDDFLDKPAAEKLRAQVKDARQAEQDAQTALEQAQLQRSKARSETQAARETFNNWLSTRSATQRADQDPEVIARTQALDVLKLAERKTQQAVELQQQAALDARQAAAATQERLNSMEADGYVKLEAERRKVELRVFLYRLALTLPLLAIAGWLFVKKRKGTYWPFVWGFIFFALFAFFVELVPYLPSYGGYVRYVVGIGITALVGRYAILALNRYLERQKLAETLPDQERRKELSYDVALARLAKSVCPGCERPVDLKNEKIDFCPHCGIGLFDHCGTCTTRKSAFARFCHACGTGAGVRLARDD; the protein is encoded by the coding sequence ATGAGCAAATCACTGCGGCTGTCTGAAAAATGGTTCCGCCGCGGCCTGTGGCTGGTGGCGCTGGTGTTTGCCAGCTTCCTCATCGGGCTGGGCGGCACCATCGTGGGCGATTTGCCCAAGGTCGAGACGCCGCTGCGCGTGGATGACTTCCTGGACAAGCCGGCCGCCGAAAAGCTGCGCGCCCAGGTCAAGGACGCGCGCCAGGCCGAGCAGGACGCGCAGACCGCGCTGGAGCAGGCGCAGCTGCAGCGCAGCAAGGCCCGCAGCGAAACGCAGGCCGCGCGCGAGACCTTCAACAACTGGCTCTCCACCCGCTCGGCCACCCAGCGCGCCGACCAGGACCCGGAGGTCATTGCGCGCACCCAGGCGCTCGATGTGCTCAAGCTCGCCGAGCGCAAGACCCAGCAGGCGGTGGAGCTGCAGCAGCAGGCCGCGCTCGACGCGCGCCAGGCGGCGGCGGCCACGCAGGAGCGCCTGAACAGCATGGAAGCCGATGGCTACGTGAAGCTGGAGGCCGAGCGCCGCAAGGTGGAGCTGCGCGTGTTCCTGTACCGCCTGGCGCTCACCCTGCCGCTGCTGGCCATCGCCGGCTGGCTGTTCGTGAAGAAGCGCAAGGGCACCTACTGGCCGTTCGTGTGGGGCTTCATCTTCTTCGCGCTGTTCGCGTTCTTCGTGGAGCTGGTGCCCTACCTGCCCAGCTACGGCGGCTATGTGCGCTACGTGGTGGGCATCGGCATCACGGCGCTGGTGGGGCGCTACGCCATCCTCGCGCTCAACCGCTACCTGGAGCGCCAGAAGCTGGCCGAAACCCTGCCCGACCAGGAGCGCCGCAAGGAGCTGAGCTACGACGTGGCCCTGGCCCGCCTGGCCAAGAGCGTGTGCCCCGGCTGCGAGCGGCCCGTGGACTTGAAGAACGAGAAGATCGACTTCTGCCCGCACTGCGGCATCGGCCTGTTCGACCACTGCGGCACCTGCACCACGCGCAAGAGCGCCTTCGCCCGCTTCTGCCATGCCTGCGGCACGGGCGCGGGGGTGCGGCTGGCGCGGGATGACTGA
- a CDS encoding diguanylate cyclase yields the protein MYRPFALLRPLPPPLAWLGLALLIFAACLVGIFARPIGFLSAFWPANALLLGLLVRYPRLARPPAWVAAAVGYLAADLATGSDWSMALWLNGANMLGATAGWLVLRRLDERIRRLQRTVSALYLLVAALVASTVGALAGCGAAPVYFDTPWTDLLSLWFSTELMNYMLIVPVVLAAPRADDPPPAMNAPQGLPGASLFWRVAPVSSLLLAEGIRTVVGGPGMLAFVVPGLLWCALSYSPFTSSLLSLVVCLWTMAGVATGVLNFTPAHASDVFSLRVGVTLLALGPLAVACASAARAEALRRLDHAVRHDDLTGVLARRAFLQQGERLVARYQRESAGLAVLMVDVDHFKQVNDQLGHGAGDQLLVGLAQAMAGALRPQDVLGRLGGEEFAVVLPDASPAEAHAIAERLRKVVEQQTFGAAGDVPRHATISIGLVHSATLGGDADMDMLLLAADAALYRAKAQGRNRVMMG from the coding sequence ATGTACCGCCCTTTCGCGCTCCTGCGACCGCTTCCGCCGCCCCTGGCCTGGCTGGGGCTGGCCCTGCTGATCTTCGCCGCCTGCCTGGTGGGCATCTTTGCGCGGCCCATCGGCTTCCTGTCGGCGTTCTGGCCCGCCAATGCGCTGCTGCTGGGACTGCTGGTCCGCTACCCCCGGCTCGCGCGGCCGCCGGCCTGGGTGGCGGCCGCCGTGGGCTACCTGGCGGCGGACCTGGCCACGGGCAGCGACTGGTCCATGGCACTGTGGCTCAACGGGGCCAACATGCTGGGCGCCACGGCGGGCTGGCTGGTGCTGCGCCGCCTGGACGAACGCATCCGGCGCCTGCAGCGCACGGTGTCGGCGCTGTACCTGCTGGTGGCGGCGCTGGTCGCCAGCACCGTGGGGGCCCTGGCGGGCTGCGGCGCCGCGCCGGTGTACTTCGATACCCCCTGGACCGACCTGCTGTCCCTGTGGTTCAGCACCGAACTCATGAACTACATGCTCATCGTGCCGGTGGTGCTGGCCGCGCCCCGCGCCGACGACCCGCCGCCCGCCATGAACGCCCCGCAGGGCCTGCCGGGCGCATCGCTGTTCTGGCGCGTGGCCCCCGTGAGCTCGCTGCTGCTGGCCGAGGGCATCCGCACCGTGGTCGGCGGGCCCGGCATGCTGGCCTTCGTGGTGCCGGGGCTGCTGTGGTGCGCGCTCAGCTACAGCCCGTTCACGTCCAGCCTGCTGTCGCTGGTGGTGTGCCTGTGGACCATGGCCGGGGTGGCCACGGGCGTGCTCAACTTCACGCCCGCGCATGCCAGCGACGTGTTCTCGCTGCGCGTGGGCGTCACGCTGCTGGCGCTGGGGCCGCTGGCCGTGGCCTGCGCCAGCGCCGCGCGCGCCGAGGCCCTGCGCCGCCTGGACCACGCCGTGCGGCACGACGATCTGACCGGCGTGCTCGCGCGCCGCGCGTTCCTGCAGCAGGGCGAGCGGCTGGTCGCGCGCTACCAGCGCGAATCCGCCGGCCTGGCCGTGCTGATGGTGGACGTGGACCATTTCAAGCAGGTCAACGACCAGCTGGGCCACGGCGCGGGCGACCAGCTCCTCGTCGGCCTCGCCCAGGCCATGGCCGGCGCGCTGCGCCCCCAGGACGTGCTGGGCCGCCTGGGCGGCGAGGAGTTCGCGGTGGTGCTGCCCGATGCCTCGCCCGCCGAGGCGCACGCGATCGCAGAGCGCCTGCGCAAGGTGGTGGAGCAGCAGACCTTTGGCGCCGCCGGGGACGTTCCACGGCATGCCACCATCAGCATCGGCCTGGTGCACAGCGCCACGCTGGGCGGCGATGCCGACATGGACATGCTGCTGCTCGCGGCCGACGCGGCGCTCTACCGCGCCAAGGCGCAGGGGCGCAACCGGGTGATGATGGGGTAG
- a CDS encoding DUF2145 domain-containing protein — translation MLGLALVAGAALLAAPAAHAGRSCEAAKPVPAKVIERGMQLAQQTSAALDAEHAKSGAQVVVLARTGQDLSKYGLRYSHLGWAYKTPEGPWRVAHKLNECGTAVGHLYRQGLGEFFLDDLWRYEAVYAVPTPEVQQRLLAVLQDKARTRTLQHPPYSMVSYVWGRKYQQSNQWALETLAVAMEPATVRNREQAQAWLQFKGYEPTTLKLGPLTRMGGRVGSANIAFDDHPGDKRFSDRIETVTVDSVLAWLQRAQLAAAPVVLTVKN, via the coding sequence ATGCTCGGCCTGGCCCTGGTGGCGGGCGCGGCCCTGCTGGCGGCGCCAGCGGCCCACGCGGGCCGCTCCTGCGAGGCCGCCAAGCCCGTGCCGGCCAAGGTGATCGAGCGCGGCATGCAACTGGCGCAGCAGACCTCCGCCGCGCTCGACGCGGAGCATGCGAAGTCTGGCGCCCAGGTGGTGGTGCTCGCCCGCACCGGGCAGGACCTGAGCAAGTACGGCCTGCGCTATTCGCACCTGGGCTGGGCCTACAAGACACCCGAGGGCCCCTGGCGCGTGGCCCACAAGCTCAACGAATGCGGCACGGCCGTGGGGCACCTGTACCGGCAGGGCCTGGGCGAGTTCTTCCTGGACGACCTGTGGCGCTACGAGGCCGTCTACGCCGTGCCCACGCCCGAGGTGCAGCAGCGCCTGCTGGCCGTGCTGCAGGACAAGGCCCGCACCAGGACGCTGCAGCACCCGCCCTACAGCATGGTGAGCTACGTGTGGGGCCGCAAGTACCAGCAGTCCAACCAATGGGCGCTGGAAACGCTGGCCGTGGCCATGGAGCCCGCCACGGTGCGCAACCGCGAGCAGGCGCAGGCCTGGCTGCAGTTCAAGGGCTACGAGCCGACCACGCTCAAGCTCGGGCCGCTCACGCGGATGGGCGGGCGCGTGGGTTCGGCCAACATCGCGTTCGACGACCACCCGGGCGACAAGCGGTTCTCGGACCGCATCGAGACCGTCACGGTCGATTCGGTGCTGGCCTGGCTGCAGCGGGCCCAGCTGGCGGCCGCGCCGGTGGTGCTGACCGTGAAGAATTGA